A single Corticium candelabrum chromosome 12, ooCorCand1.1, whole genome shotgun sequence DNA region contains:
- the LOC134187591 gene encoding caldesmon-like, which produces MGLTGAELRQFVTDQQTIEREERQKERELKKEEQEAAGKARIETAEEAERARKEKAEEAEREMIAAERERHHALEIKRLELEAARIKDALIRAPDVYSRLSEEAAVDYRQLKEALLKRYDLAEDGYRHKFRKSRQELAERPDQFIHRLKNYLKKWMMFSKCDPKSAEEDLAVHLKEREIASLEDLANAADRYLTAHQRKFCTVSNAPTSQPTTISDGTNTASIGERA; this is translated from the exons ATGGGGTTGACTGGAGCGGAGTTACGTCAATTCGTGACGGATCAACAGACGATTGAAAGAGAAGAGAGACAAAAGGAACGAGAATtaaagaaagaagaacaagaagCCGCAGGAAAGGCCAGAATAGAAACGGCCGAAGAAGCGGAACGGGCCAGAAAAGAAAAGGCTGAAGAAGCGGAGAGAGAAATGATTGCAGCGGAGAGAGAACGACACCATGCCTTAGAGATAAAAAGATTAGAGCTGGAGGCGGCGAGAATTAAAGACGCGCTCATCAGA GCCCCAGACGTATATTCCCGATTATCGGAAGAGGCAGCTGTTGATTACAGGCAATTAAAGGAGGCCCTCTTGAAGAGATACGACCTGGCGGAAGACGGATACCGTCATAAGTTTAGAAAGAGCAGGCAGGAGCTAGCAGAGAGGCCCGATCAATTTATTCACCGCCTGAAGAACTACCTGAAGAAATGGATGATGTTTTCGAAGTGCGATCCCAAGTCAGCCGAGGAG GATCTGGCGGTACATCTAAAGGAGAGGGAGATAGCGAGCCTAGAAGACCTCGCGAACGCAGCCGATCGCTACTTGACAGCGCACCAACGGAAGTTTTGCACAGTGTCGAATGCTCCAACCAGTCAACCGACTACGATTAGTGATGGTACCAATACGGCTTCAATTGGAGAGAGAGCGTGA
- the LOC134187592 gene encoding uncharacterized protein LOC134187592: protein MKELASVSFVNKKDNGALQLPHQLAEHSLQSSPVLKPNENDEIQSTCDPCEACEHQEMLHSSSDIEECPNNTQLRCLSEQIKPKWKDVARCLRPHSFQCYDIDGIEYEYERSLSDQSAVMLERWKKKHGRKATIRLLCETLLDAECRRHAEEVFGEEMVERVFREHTPNKDVSFEYQLFQLAKLVGSNWRELGQYLGFNSERMDCIERDISATRERAIKMLNDWYCSSGSRTNLDAVRSKVVELQRSKRSAKEEKKESVFPRNLRDDKKMYGREKELSEIRRQFLGDDDRLSSLSLAVEFCLLVICGHGGIGKSSLAARYAVMFKHVYSDGVFFFNAESWAMLQASLKENRSDTHAKERDPQFALYVCLCNGRSGLATQPQLVRYYRRVKE, encoded by the exons ATGAAGGAATTAGCAAGTGTTAGTTTCGTCAACAAGAAAGACAATGGTGCTCTCCAATTACCACATCAACTAGCAGAACACAGCCTTCAATCATCTCCAGTTTTGAAGCCCA atGAAAATGACGAAATCCAAAGTACATGTGACCCATGCGA GGCTTGTGAGCACCAAGAAATGTTACACTCTTCATCAG ATATTGAAGAATGTCCAAACAATACTCAGCTACGATGTTTGTCCGAACAAATTAAACCGAAATGGAAGGACGTAGCTCGCTGCCTTCGTCCTCATTCATTTCAGTGTTATGATATTGATGGCATTGAATATGAATATGAGCGCAGTTTGTCTGATCAGTCAGCAGTCATGTTAGAAAGATGGAAGAAAAAACATGGAAGGAAAGCGACTATTAGGTTGCTGTGCGAAACTTTGCTGGATGCCGAATGCAGACGGCATGCAGAAGAGGTCTTTGGAGAAGAGATGGTGGAGAGAGTTTTTCGAGAACACACACCAAATAAAGACG TTTCCTTTGAATATCAACTGTTTCAGTTGGCCAAATTGGTTGGCAGCAACTGGCGAGAGTTAGGTCAATATCTCGGCTTCAATTCAGAACGTATGGATTGTATCGAAAGAGACATTTCTGCAACCAGAGAGAGAGCAATCAAAATGTTAAATGATTGGTATTGTTCGTCTGGAAGTAGAACAAATTTAGATGCAGTAAGATCTAAAGTCGTAGAGTTACAGAGATCCAAAAGAAGTGCAAAAGAGGAGAAAAAGG agTCTGTTTTTCCGAGAAATCTTCGTGATGACAAGAAAATGTACGGTCGTGAAAAGGAACTTAGTGAAATTAGACGACAATTTTTAGGAGATGATGATCGTCTCTCTTCACTATCGCTTGCAGTTGAATTCTGTTTACTG GTGATTTGTGGCCACGGAGGCATTGGCAAATCATCGCTTGCTGCTCGTTATGCTGTTATGTTCAAACATGTTTACAGTGACGGTGTCTTTTTCTTTAATGCAGAATCTTGGGCAATGCTTCAAGCATCACTGAAAGAGAAT CGTTCCGATACACATGCAAAGGAGCGAGACCCACAGTTTGCGCTTTACGTTTGTCTTTGCAACGGACGATCAGGCTTAGCTACACAACCGCAGTTAGTGAGGTACTATCGCAGAGTTAAAGagtaa